From the genome of Spinacia oleracea cultivar Varoflay chromosome 2, BTI_SOV_V1, whole genome shotgun sequence, one region includes:
- the LOC110806040 gene encoding NDR1/HIN1-like protein 6, whose amino-acid sequence MPSDPMPVNPRIHPNPTSIVIDKGAKPTVPLVPRNSSIPSDKGDVMGNNQPPFQQSLPPFRSLTRTPKRRSCCCRVICCILSLLLVFLLVIGILVLVFFLVFHPKVPNYSVDRLRITDFRLNLDLSLYARFNVRVTAKNPNKKIGIYYDKGGKMSVWYMKTRLCQGSFPAFYQGPLNTTATDVSLSGQNQYGKTLMQALQQQQQTGNIPLELKVDQPVSIRVQGIKLGKVRFLVNCKLTVDSLNSNNAISIKASNCNIRVKL is encoded by the coding sequence ATGCCTTCAGACCCGATGCCGGTTAACCCGAGAATCCATCCAAACCCAACTTCCATTGTCATAGACAAAGGAGCAAAACCAACTGTTCCTTTAGTCCCAAGAAACAGCTCGATTCCATCAGATAAAGGAGACGTGATGGGCAACAATCAACCCCCTTTTCAACAGTCATTACCACCATTTCGTTCTCTTACTAGAACACCAAAGAGGCGAAGCTGTTGTTGCAGagttatatgctgcatattatCTCTACTGCTTGTTTTTCTACTAGTTATTGGTATCCTTGTTCTTGTTTTCTTCTTAGTTTTCCACCCTAAAGTCCCTAACTACTCGGTTGATCGGCTCAGAATAACCGATTTCAGGCTCAACTTGGATCTTAGCCTGTATGCTAGATTCAACGTCAGAGTAACAGCAAAGAACCCGAACAAGAAGATTGGAATATACTACGATAAAGGAGGTAAAATGAGTGTTTGGTATATGAAAACTAGATTATGTCAAGGGTCTTTTCCAGCATTCTACCAAGGTCCGCTCAATACAACAGCAACTGATGTCTCACTTTCGGGGCAAAACCAGTATGGGAAAACTTTGATGCAGGCgttgcagcagcagcagcagacggGAAACATTCCTTTGGAGCTCAAAGTAGATCAGCCTGTTTCCATTAGAGTCCAAGGTATTAAGCTTGGGAAAGTCAGGTTTTTGGTTAACTGCAAGTTGACAGTGGACAGTTTGAACTCCAATAATGCCATCAGTATTAAAGCTAGTAATTGCAATATCAGGGTTAAACTTTGA